GGCGGTTGTAGAATTGAAGATGATATCGTCATTACAAAAGACGGATATGAAGTTATTACAAAATCAAATAGAGAACTAATTATAATCCCTTGTTAATATTATGAAGGTTTAAACAAAACTTTTTTGCACATAGAATTCCTTCTCTGGAGTATTCATTTAAAGAGGGGAAATTTTAATTGAATTTTGTAATTGATAAATTGGAGGGTTTACATGTAGAATTTTCAAAGCTTGTTTCCATGATGAATTACGCTCGCTATACAACAATGCAAGCAGTGGAAAGTTTAACAATTGAAGAACTTGATTATTTATATGATAAGGAAGCAAATTCAATTGGCATGTTATTGTATCATATGGCTGCTATTGAATTTTACTACCAAATTCATACTTTTGAAGACCGTGAACCAACGGAGGCTGAATTAGAACGCTGGTTACCTGGCATTGAATTAGGCGATCTTGGGCGTGAAAAAATAAAAGGAAACGCTATAGAATTTTACATAAATACATTACAAGAAGTACGTTCCAAAACAATCGAGACTTTTCAATCGTTACCTGATGAATGGTTATT
This DNA window, taken from Bacillus cereus ATCC 14579, encodes the following:
- a CDS encoding DinB family protein, with the translated sequence MNFVIDKLEGLHVEFSKLVSMMNYARYTTMQAVESLTIEELDYLYDKEANSIGMLLYHMAAIEFYYQIHTFEDREPTEAELERWLPGIELGDLGREKIKGNAIEFYINTLQEVRSKTIETFQSLPDEWLFKTTDFWYDKPANNYFKWFHVFEDEINHRGQIRLIKKMQKAHAVK